In one Spongiibacter tropicus DSM 19543 genomic region, the following are encoded:
- the msrA gene encoding peptide-methionine (S)-S-oxide reductase MsrA, with protein sequence MNLFDRLRKPAVIPSAEQALPGRDATMTVPETHTVLGTPLLGPWPEDCEQLIVGLGCFWGAERKFWQLPGVYTTAVGYSAGHTPNPLYEEVCSGMTGHNEVVLVVYRPADIELDALLRCFWESHDPTQGMRQGNDVGTQYRSGIYTFSAAQQAQAEQSRDQYQAALSKAGLGTITTEIQPAGPFYYAEPYHQQYLDKNPGGYCGLGGTGVLCSGS encoded by the coding sequence ATGAACCTCTTTGACCGCCTTCGTAAGCCTGCCGTTATTCCCAGCGCAGAACAGGCTTTGCCCGGACGAGATGCGACCATGACGGTGCCGGAGACGCATACGGTGCTGGGCACGCCATTGCTCGGCCCCTGGCCGGAAGACTGTGAGCAGCTCATTGTGGGCTTGGGCTGCTTTTGGGGAGCCGAACGCAAATTCTGGCAGTTGCCGGGCGTCTACACCACGGCAGTTGGCTACAGTGCCGGACACACGCCCAACCCGCTATATGAGGAAGTTTGTTCGGGGATGACCGGACACAACGAAGTGGTGCTGGTGGTATATCGGCCTGCGGACATCGAACTCGATGCGCTGCTGCGCTGTTTCTGGGAGAGTCACGATCCGACACAGGGGATGCGCCAGGGCAACGATGTCGGTACCCAGTATCGCTCTGGCATTTATACCTTTTCCGCCGCTCAGCAGGCGCAGGCCGAGCAGAGCCGCGACCAGTATCAGGCGGCGCTGAGTAAGGCTGGCTTGGGAACAATTACCACCGAGATTCAGCCCGCCGGGCCGTTCTATTATGCCGAGCCTTATCATCAGCAGTATCTGGATAAGAATCCCGGCGGCTACTGTGGGCTGGGAGGAACCGGGGTTCTGTGCTCGGGGAGTTAA